Proteins encoded within one genomic window of Theobroma cacao cultivar B97-61/B2 chromosome 7, Criollo_cocoa_genome_V2, whole genome shotgun sequence:
- the LOC18594766 gene encoding auxin-responsive protein SAUR71, whose amino-acid sequence MKQLIRRLSRVADASSQYSLLRSNASAPTSTTTRHRTVTRRAESFRVAVSSLKKSTRRSVPEGHVPVYVGEEMERFVVNAELLNHPVFIGLLNKSAQEYGYEQKGVLHIPCHVLVFERVLEALRLGVESRDLQDLLRSFSDDCFLEY is encoded by the coding sequence ATGAAGCAACTCATTCGCCGTCTTTCCCGCGTCGCCGACGCTTCCTCCCAGTACAGCCTCCTCCGGTCCAACGCCTCGGCCCCCACCTCTACCACCACGCGCCACCGCACCGTCACGCGTCGAGCTGAATCTTTCCGAGTCGCGGTATCCTCGTTGAAGAAGTCGACGAGGCGGTCAGTTCCCGAAGGCCACGTGCCCGTTTACGTAGGGGAAGAGATGGAGCGTTTCGTGGTGAACGCGGAGTTGCTGAACCATCCGGTTTTCATCGGGTTGCTTAATAAGTCGGCTCAAGAGTACGGGTACGAACAGAAAGGGGTGCTTCATATTCCTTGTCACGTGCTGGTTTTCGAACGGGTTTTGGAAGCGTTGAGACTTGGGGTTGAGTCACGTGACCTCCAGGATCTCCTTCGTTCTTTCTCCGACGACTGTTTTTTGGAGTACTAG